One Hippopotamus amphibius kiboko isolate mHipAmp2 chromosome 12, mHipAmp2.hap2, whole genome shotgun sequence genomic window, TGAACAAACTTGGTGAACAAGCAAAGACTCCACGCACTGTAGAAGACAATTCAGTGTCAGGACTCAGGACTGAAACGATCTGATAGGAAAAGGTTAATGCCTGCTCACTTAAGTCCCGGGATTTAACGGAGCAAGCCAGAGCGCAGCGGCCTGGAGGTACTTGAAGTCAAATAAGACTTCATCAGACCAGAGCTGTTCTTCTTTAAGCCATTGATGACTCGAGTAATTACCCTCGGGCTCTGACGTCTCTGGGATTGAGAAAGGGGGATTAAAGTGAATGAAAACCCATATCACATTAACTTTAACCTCTCTTCAGAGTGGATTTGTGAATTATGGAGAGAGATGAGGAGGGAGGAACAGGGGTAGACAGGTAGGGAGAAATCAGAGcggcagagagagagatggtgcGTGTGAGCTGGAGAGGGctcaggggaggaggtgggggcagggcacacGCTAGCGGGCCAGCGAGAGCAGGAGCAGCACTGTCCTGTAGAACTTGCTGCAGTTGTGGAGGTGTGCGCAGAACGGGTGGCCCACACCAggtgtggctgttgagcacttgaaatgtgtctGGTGTGGCTGGGGAACTGAATTTGTAgttctttaaaatttcagtttaaatttaaatacccACCCGTGGCTTGTGGCTACTATATTGGGCTGTACAGATCTcgggaaagaaagagacagaggaaggaagagccTTCTGGAGTCACGGGTTGGGGAGAGAACGTCTCCAGCAGCGCCGTCCAATGGAAATAAGATAGGAGCCATTTGTTTCAGTGTTAGTGTTCTACTAGCAGCatcaaataaaaaaggaacaggGAAAGTTAATTTCAGTAATACAGTTCATTTAACCCAGTATATCTAAAATACTATGATATCAACATTATTAAGGAAAATTATTAAGGAGATATTTtacgttttcttttttcatagtaAGGCTCTGATATCCAGTGTGCATTTTACGTTTACAGCACGTCTCAGTttggaccagccacatttcaagtgttcaccAGCCACTGGTGGCTAATGGCTACTAGATGGGACTGCACAGATCTAAAGAGATCGTGCAAGATCTAGAGAGAACTGATCTAGAGTTAGAAAGCTCTAGACTACTTTAAAGTACAGCAGAACTTTCTGATAATGGACATGTTCCACATCTACTCTATCATTGGACGGTAGCCACCAGCCATATGACCTCCTGagcttaaaatgtggctagtgcgACTCAGGACCTAACTTTTAACTTGAATTAATTTTAACTGACTTCGATGCATGtgtatggctagtggctaccattgTGGACAGCGCAGTTCTAGAGACCAGCTAGACCGAGTAAGAGAACACGAAGGGCACAGAGGGCCGTACCAGTGGGAAACTTGGCAAGAGACTCCTTTGGGCGAGAAAAGACCGAGAGTGACAGGATTCAAGATGGTGAGTGAGACAGAGGGAGCAAGGAATGCAAGAGAGCAGGCAGGAAAGAGCAGGAGGCTACCGTGGGCACGAAAACAGGACAGCAACAGAGAGGACAGAAACCGGCGTTGGTCAGCCCGGAGGACGGAGAGGGGTGTGGTGTGTAGCACAAGACAGAGATGGAGCATGAGAGGCGGAGGAGGACCTCAGGTGGGTGGGTAtcagggaggaaggaggtggtGAGCTCGGAGGTGGGGGATAGAGTTACAGGAGGGAGGGGGACGTGGTGTGGGGACACGGGGAAGGAGACATACCCAGAGtgagcagagggcagaggagggacacCAGTAGGAGAGAAGAGGGTGATTGAGGGGCTGGACAAGGAGCAGTAGATGCTCTCTTGTATGTAGGTGTCTCGATCATTTAAAGAAAACCATCTTCTCAAAACCACTCTACTTGGTGAGCCCatccaaaacattttatttttctaagggaaaacaaaagaatagGACCGTCCAATTCTGCAAGCAATTCACGCACACTCTCTATTGTCTGGATCGCCTGCATCAGGCCCATTCACGTTCCATCCCCTTCTAGAGCATCAGGTCCCTGTGTCGGGGAGAAAACCCTATCCCCTGCGTGCTTTCTTTTTCACCAGCACGGATGTGACTCTTCAGTAAAAATCAGTTCAACCCTCTgctccctgcctctgctctttCCAGCACGTGATCCGAGGGAACCGCCCAATCAAAACCGAGATGGCCCATCAGCTGTATGTCTTGCAAGTCCTGACCTTCAACCTTCTGGAAGAAAGGATGATGACCAAGATGGACCCCAATGACCAGGTGGGTTCTCAGTGGGACAGAGCTGGCATTGTGTGCCGTTTGATGTGGTGCATTCTACCCGGtgattgagcacctgctgtgtgccaagaACTGTGCTTAGCTGTGTCTGCAAAGATGGTTTGTGTCTTCTCTGTGCCTCGCTGTGATCCCTTCCTGCTGGTGACTCTGGGCCAAGCCCCTCTCTGTCCTACGGTGGTAGAGGTGATGCCTCCTCAGAGATCCATCAGGGCCAGAGTTCTGCCTGGAAAAGCTCGACGcgctctttcttttccttgcttcCCTTGATTGGCTGATTCACCTGCTGACTGTCTGTTTCCCCTCCCAGGCTCAAAGAGACATTATATTTGAACTAAGGAGGATTGCGTTTGATGCGGAGTCTGACTCTAGCAACGTCCCTGGGAGTGGGACCGAAAAACGCAAAGCCATGTATACCAAGGACTACAAGATGCTGGGATTTACTGTAAGTTTCCCAGAGCATGGGCACTGGTAGACCTTCTCCCCTGGCAGGGAGTCAGAGGGCCCACCCAGGCAGAACCATGACAGCCCTACTGTGTAACGTCACCGTGGCCCTGGAACAGAAGACACTAAGAGGCTGGAGGGCCCTTGACACTTGGTGTGCTTTGGCCGGGGCAGGTTCACAAGTTTATGTGCAACATTTGGCCCCTTGAAACAAATCCATCTGTAGGAGGGCCCGGGAGGTTGGCCAGATGAGTGAAGAGGGGACGtctcctcagagcagctaagttctttaaaaagctgGAGTGGGTATTCTGTGATAGGATACAGCTTTAGAATGGAGTTAATTCACCTAAATAGTCATTGGGCATCTACTCGGCACTCAACAATATTTAGGTGCTGGGGGCGCAAGACGAGTCAGCCACAGTCCAGTGGAGAGGGGTACGTGACAAGAGCTACGACAGAGGCCGGTGTGACGTGTGGCGGCATGTGGCTAAGAGGCAGTCAGGCTCCCCCTCAGGTGAGCCTGCACACAGGGTCTACCAAGTCTCAAATCaggtgtgtttatttctgcagaACCATATCAACCCAGCAATGGACTTTACCCAGACTCCTCCTGGAATGCTGGCCTTGGACAACATGCTGTACTTGGCGAAAGTCCACCAGGACACCTACATCCGGGTAAAGGCTGGGGACCAGCTTCCTCTGTGCTGATGCCGCATcgcttgcctccctccctccctccctccctcaccctccctttcctcttcctcccgcAGATCGTCTTGGAGAACAGCAGCCGAGAAGACAAACACGAGTGCCCCTTTGGCCGCAGTGCCATTGAGCTCACCAAAATGCTCTGTGAAATCCTGCAGGTTGGGGAACTGCGTAAGTCTGTGTGGCTCCCTCCTGCCTTCAGCCATTCCTTGTACCCAGTAGCCTGGTGAGACCCGAGCGTCTAGAGTTAGGTGTCTGTGGGACTGGACAGCCTTAtggtgccttttttttaaatcactgagtGAGCTGTAATCCATCTTACTCTTGTTTATGAGAGTCATGGCTGTGGCTTTTTTGAGCTGGTGATTCGAGCATGTTGAGTATCAGCTTTGCCACCATCCACTTACTCCTGTGTGTAAAGGCCAGCTGAGCCTGCACCAGCGTAGAGCCAGACCCGTGGAAAGAGCCTGGAGAAGAAAACTCAGGAAGTAGAGGAAGGCCCATTGCACACCCCTCATCAGCTTGGTCCTTGGTCTGGTTTTGTTCCTTCGGACTTTGGTGCAGAGGATCCCAGGTTTCTGGATGTGGGCTCCCAGCTTCATCCTTTGCCTGTTTCTCTTCTTCCACAGCAAACGAAGGGCGCAACGACTACCACCCGATGTTCTTCACTCACGACCGAGCATTCGAAGAGCTCTTCGGAATCTGCATCCAGCTGCTGAACAAGACCTGGAAGGAGATGAGGGCAACAGCCGAGGATTTCAACAAGGTCAGTGTTGCAGAGCTCTGAGGTCCACGGGCTGAGACCATCCCAGGACAGTCTGTGACAGCTGGCCAGAGCCTGGGGAATCCCTGAGCTGGAAGACAGCGTGGTCTGCAGCGCTGAGTCACAAGACGGAGACATTGAGACGTCAGTTCCCTCTGTAACCCTGAGCAGGTGTCTCCCTGCTGGGCCCCTCATTTGCCGAGTGGACCAGTACTGGCCCTTCCGGCCTTCCTTTGAGAACAGGAGGGTAAGCAAAGCAGTGATAGCTGTGGGTTACTGAGCACTTGCTCTGTGCAGGCACCATGGCAGTTTCATGAACTGCGGATGTTAGGGAGAGGTTGGAGTGGATCTGCAGTGGTGTGTGTGTCAGGGGTACTTACCAGTAGCCATTCCTTGATGCTGTCCGAGTCCACTCTCTGACAGCACTGCTAGGCCCTCAAAAGCTGCTCATCTCATTgtaaaaatttgtaaaatataaagaggaaaaaatgatatataattCCCCTCcccatttttatgtttctctctagtctttttttttcctatagattTTTCCTTCATTGGTGGGGAGCTGACTGGATGTGCAGATGGTATCCTGCATTTTACTTTAGCTGTTGGTGTTTTAAGGGAACTAACACGTATTCTGAACACATTACAGTGTGCCCGGCACTGTGCATCCAGATAGCATCTCATATCCCTCAGGGCAGCCTCTGCCAATGACAAGTCTTCCTTTCTCTCGCTTTAAAGACGAGTAGGTGGGCACCTGAAGATGTCGAGTGACTTGCTCTAGGAACAGATTAAGGCGCAGAGTCAAGATCTGAACCCACTTCTTTCTGACTCCCGCAACCTACACTCATCCCACCGCACCGTTGCCTGCACATTTGTCACCATCCATCAGTTGTCCTATGTAACTGTCTAGGAGGAGACAGTTGTAGAGACTCGGTGCTCTTACTTGCCTAGCGGATGCCTGTGGTGCCCGCCGTGCTCAGGACCGGGGAGGGCAGAGCCTGGTGTCCGTTGATCCGAGCAGGGCTGAGGTGGCCGCCTTCTCGCCTCTCAGGTTATGCAGGTAGTCCGGGAGCAGATCACGCGAGCTCTGCCCTCCAAACCCAACTCTTTGGATCAGTTCAAGAGCAAACTGCGGAGCCTGAGCTACTCTGAGATTCTGCGACTGCGCCAGTCCGAGAGAATGAGTCAGGATGACTTCCAGTCCCCGCCGATTGTGTAAGTGCCGTGGTTGGGGGGGTGTGGGTGGCGGTGCCAGCTCTGCGTCCCTTCAGAAGCCCTGCTGTCCCTGTGACCACCTCTGTCCTCCGGTGCACGTCTACCCCAGGGAGCTGAGGGAGAAGATCCAGCCCGAGATCCTTGAGCTGATCAAGCAGCAGCGGCTGAACCGGCTCTGTGAGGGCAGCAGCTTCCGAAAGATTGGGAATCGCCGGAGACAAGGTGAATTGAGGGCCTGGGCACTGGGCTGTCCGCCCCTACTGCCCGGAGCCGCCGCACTTGGGGGGCAGCTGGCCGGACCTTCCctgcggggagcaggcagagAACGAGTCGTCTTTTCACCCCTCGTGTGCCCAGGCCTTTCCCAGAACTGTCCTTGCTCACCTGCCTGGCCTCCCTTGTGTTCCAGAACGTTTCTGGTACTGCCGCCTGGCCCTGAACCACAAGGTCCTGCACTACGGTGACTTGGATGACAACCCTCAAGGGGAGGTGACATTCGAATCCCTGCAGGAGAAAAGTAAGTCCATTTCTCTGTTGGGGTGTCGTGGTAGCTGGGCTCGCCGTCAGGAGACCTAAGTTCTAGTCCTGGCTGCGTCAGACTGGTTATCTGGCCTTGGGCCAGTTCTTTCTCTGAACCTCTTTCCCCGTCAGTCAGAGGTCACCTCCACCTGGCCTACCTCAAGGGGCTGTTTGCAGAATTCAGTGGGATCACAGAATGAATGGGTTTTGCGGATTGTAAAGGGTGATACAAGACTCAGTTGAAGGGCAGTGGTTAAGGGCAAAAGCTCTGAAGCCTGACTTCCTGGATTCACATCCTGGCTTTGCTCTTAATTCTAATTAATGACAAGTTAATTCTCGCCTCTGCCTTggattcttctgtaaaatgggactgctAGCCATGTTTCTCTTGTCAGAGGATTGAATGAGTCCTGAGTGTAAAGCGCTTAGGACAGTGGCTGGCAGGGGGTGAGGGTAATTCCGCTCCTGTTTGCTCTGGTGGCCGCTGTGCTCTTTATTACCATGAAGTGGAAGTGAGGGGAGAGTCTGAGGCCCTGTTCCTTAGGGAGACAATGCAAAAGCCCTGAACTGACCCCCAGTTAGGTGTGACACAGCCCAGCAGGCCACAGTCCAGGCAAAGTGACCACAGAGGAAGGAACGATACAGGCACCCTCCCCAAGCTCCTACATCCCTGTGGGGCTGGGGTCTGGGGCGTCCCTTCCAGCACTGATGCAAGGACCAACTTGCAACCATAAAGCTTCCGGAAACTAATTCCCCTCATTTATCAGTTCCTGTTGCAGATATTAAGGCCATTGTCACTGGGAAAGATTGTCCCCACATGAAAGAGAAAAGTGCTCTGAAACAGAACAAGGTAAGTGGGGAGGCAGCCCTGAGTCTGAGCTGCTGTCACAGTGATGCGTGGAGTATGGTCAGTGGTGGTTGCTTTCTAGGTGCATGTCCCATGACCcatgagcccccccccccccccagttctctctctctttaagttAATCCTGAATGTTTTGTTAAGAACAGTTTGAAGAGACACCAAATAGATAGAACCCCCATATATGCCTCGCCCAGCCTCATCAACCGTGGCAGAGTCTATCCATTCACTTGTTCCAACTCTTCCCTTATTACTTTgaagaaaatctcaaatattatatcatttcatctgtaaagaTGTAGAATGAATCTCTAAATTATAAGGACTCTCTTAACATAATCCCAATACCATTTTCACacctaaaaggaaattaaaagttgtTATTCAGTAT contains:
- the ELMO2 gene encoding engulfment and cell motility protein 2 isoform X2, translating into MANAFAQKHLRSIILNHVIRGNRPIKTEMAHQLYVLQVLTFNLLEERMMTKMDPNDQAQRDIIFELRRIAFDAESDSSNVPGSGTEKRKAMYTKDYKMLGFTNHINPAMDFTQTPPGMLALDNMLYLAKVHQDTYIRIVLENSSREDKHECPFGRSAIELTKMLCEILQVGELPNEGRNDYHPMFFTHDRAFEELFGICIQLLNKTWKEMRATAEDFNKVMQVVREQITRALPSKPNSLDQFKSKLRSLSYSEILRLRQSERMSQDDFQSPPIVELREKIQPEILELIKQQRLNRLCEGSSFRKIGNRRRQERFWYCRLALNHKVLHYGDLDDNPQGEVTFESLQEKIPVADIKAIVTGKDCPHMKEKSALKQNKEVLELAFSILYDPDETLNFIAPNKYEYCIWIDGLSALLGKDMSSELTKSDLDTLLSMEMKLRLLDLENIQIPEAPPPVPKEPSSYDFVYHYG